DNA sequence from the Devosia lacusdianchii genome:
ACTATCCCACGGTGTCATTCCCGCGCTGACAGAGCCTTTGGGGAAAATCCAGCGGCCGGTGCGCCGCGACGTCACCAGCAGAAACACCACGCGATCATTGACGATGGAATAGGGAAGTGCGCCCGACTGGCGCAGTGCCGGAACCGCCTCGACTCTTGGACTCCAGTTTCGCAGGAATTCTCGCAGCATGGACCGCCCTCCATCTGTGTTCCGGCCAGGAGACTTGCACGGACCGGCCGATCGAGTCGAGGCGCAAGTCAATAAAAAAGGGCCCCACTGGGGCCCTTCCGAAAGGCGCTAACCAATAGGCTTAGCTGAGCAGGGTCAGGTTCGTTGCCGACACCTTGCCGTCACGGCCGGTCTCGAGCTCGTAGGTCACCTTGTCGCCTTCGTAGAGGCCCTGCAGGCCCGAACGCTGAACGGCGGAGATGTGAACGAACGCGTCCTTTTCGCCATTCTCAGGCGAAATGAAGCCGAAGCCCTTGGTGGTGTTGAAGAATTTTACGGTACCGGTAATGGTGGCCATGGAACTGAAGTCCTCGCGAGTGGGCGCCGCCGAGGCGGCTAAGGGTTGAAAACGGGCCCAAAAGATCAGACCCGGCCTAACGATTCACAGATCAGGAGGTAGCCAAGTTCCCGGTTTTTGCCGGTAGATCAGATAGCGCAAGACAGTGTCGTAGACGAAATATATGGCGGCTATCAGTCAGAAATTCAAGGCGATTCACTGGTCAATGAAGAGCACCCGGTTCAGGAGGGACTCCGAACCGGGTGCTTTGCGCCTTAGAGGCGCTGGCAGCATGGGGCGATGCTGCAACCTTGATTATCCGCGCGGGCAGGTGTCGTAGTAACGGCTGCCATTGGGACGTTCGTAAACGCACTGGTCAGTGTAACCCGAGCGCCTGCCGATCATGTTGCCGGCAGCTGCGCCGACGACACCACCAACACCGGCACCGACAACCGTGCCAAGCACGCTGCCAGTCGTAGCCGCACCGACGATTGCGCCAGCGCCGGCACCAACCGCAGCACCCTGCTGGGTAGTGGTGCAGGCTGCGAGCGACAGGCAAGTGGCGGCGATGATCAGAATTTTATGCATTGGAACCCTCCGAGAAAACTCTCGACCACAAGAATGCGTGATCCAGACAAAGGTTCCAGTACAATTTTAACTATATTGCGGCAATCGCTTCGCGCGCGATCAAGACGAGCGAAAATGTACTAGGCCGCCAATCGCCGCCGCGAGCCATCCGACGATCATCGCGCCACCACCAAGCGGCGCCGCGCCCGGAAATGCGCCACGTCCCAACCACTCGCGCATGCCCAGATCGCCGGCAAAGACGATCGTTCCAAGCGCAAGAATGATGGCGGCCCACTCGAGCACCCTGCCCCGGCCCGCCAGGCCCAGCGCCAGCAGCGCCGGACCATGGGCCAGGCAAATCGCGGCGATCGCGCCCAGGTTCCGCGATTCGCCGCTATGCGAGGCCGCCGCCGCGGCCATGACGCCGACTGCGCCCACGAGCCCCGCGGCTGCGAGGATCGCCCTCGATACCTTGCCATACGCGGCTGCCATGTGCTGCTCTCCCCGGGGCGCCCCGCCCCTTCCGCCTGCTTGAGGTTTCGTTTAGACCAATTTCCCGCGAGTAGGACATTTTCCCATGAACGAGCAAGTCGCGGTCGCCACGGCCGGGGGCGCCGCTATCTCTTCGACACCAACGGGCTGGGGCGCCGAACTGCGCGCCACCTTTACGCTCGCATGGCCGCTTGTCATCGCGCAGTTGGCGCAGACGGCCCTGACCACGACCGACGTCATCATGATGGGCTGGCTCGGTCCGCAATCCCTGGCGGCCGGCACGCTTGCGACCACCTTCCTGATGCCGTTCCTGGTGTGCGGCATCGGCATCGTCGGCGCCGTTGCTCCTTTGGTTGCACAGGCCCGCGGCGCGCGCGACATCAAGGCGATACGCCGCATCGCCCGCCAGGGCTTTTGGGCCGCGTTGATCCTCGCGACGGTGATGATCCCGGTCTTGCTGCAGATTCGGCCAATCTTTGAGGCGCTCGGCCAGGATCCTGTCGCCACTGCCCGCGCTGAGGAATACATCCAGGTCGCGGTGTGGATGCTGTATCCTGGGCTCGCCATCATCGTCCTGCGCTCGCTGCTGTCCGCCTTCGGCTCGACACGCATCATTCTCGCCATCACCGTCAGTGGCGTGCTGGCCAATGCCGTCGGCAACTACTTGCTGATGTTCGGCAACTTCGGCTTGCCCCCGCTGGAACTGCGCGGCGCGGCGCTGTCGACCGTCATAACCAATTTCATCATGTTCGGTCTGATGCTGACCTATGTGTTGCGCCATCGGCGATTCAAGCGCTTTCACGTGCTGATCCGCTTCTGGAAGCCCGATTGGCCACGTTTCCGCGAAATCTTCCGCATCGGCACCCCGATCGGCCTCACCGTGCTCGCCGAGGTCGGCCTCTTCACGGCTGCGGCCCTGCTGATGGGGCGGTTGGGCACCGACGAGGTCGCCGCCCATGCCATTGCCCTCCAAAGCGCTTCCATGGCCTTCATGGTTCCCTTAGGGCTCGGCATCGCCGCAACGGTCCGCGTCGGCATGGCCTATGGCCGCGGCGACCCAGAAGGCATTCGCAAGGCAGGCTGGACCGCATTCGCGCTCGGCATGGCCTTCATGACACTCTCCTGCGCGCTGTTCTTGACCCTGGGCCGGCCCATTGTCTCCCTGTTCCTCGATCCGCGCATCCCTGAGAACGCCAACGCCGTGGCGCTGGCCGCGACGTTCCTGGTGATTGCCGGGGTGTTCCAACTGGTCGACGGTGCCCAGGTGGTGGCCGCACACGCGCTACGCGGGCTGAGCGACACCAAGATTCCCATGGTCCTGGCCATCTTCAGCTATTGGGTGGTCGGTCTGCCGATTGCCTACGTTCTGGGCTTTACGCTGGATTGGCGCGGCGTCGGCATCTGGATCGGCCTCGCGGCAGGCTTGGCCTTTGCAGCCATCGTACTGGTCGCCCGCTTCGCCATGCGCGAACAGCTGGGACTTTTGCGGCCGCGAGGCTAGGTCCCCGCAATACCCCGCCGTGGCCAATCGCTGAAGCGATTGCGGAACCAGGTCCGTTGCCGCTTCGCATATTGATGCGTTGCGATAGTCGCGAGCGTGATGGCGTCATCGCGCTCAGCGACGCCATCGAGCCAATCGCCGATCTCGCGAACACCGATGGCCTTCATGACCGGCAGGCTGGGATCGAGATCGAGCCCGCGCAGCGCCTTGACCTCCTCCACCGCGCCACCCGCAAACATGGCCTCGAAGCGTCGCGCGATACGTTGGCGGAGCACGTCGCGATCTGGATCAAGCACTACCCGCTCCACCACGAACTCACCCAACAGGCCCGCCTGCTGACGGTCCTGGAAACTCGACAGCGTCCTGCCGGTCGCCCGCTTCACCGCCAGCGCCCGGGTCAATCGCTGCGGATCGGCCACCCTGAGCCGCGACGCCGCTACCGGGTCCTCCCGTTGCAACAGCGCCAGCCTCTCCGCTCCATCGAGCGCTTGAATCTCTTGTTGAACTTGAAGCGTCAGCGCCGGCGAAATCTCGGGTATGTCGGCGAATCCGTTTAGCAGCGCATCGAAATAAAGCCCCGTGCCTCCAACGAAAATCAGCGGCACACTCTCAGGGACCGAGGCCATGACGCCGCGCACCGCCTCCAACCATTGCCCCGTCGAAAACCGGGTCGATGCCGGCACGGTGCCGTAGAGCCTATGATCGGCTAACGCCCTGTCTTCCGCCGTCGGCCGCGCCGTCACCACGCAAAGCGTGTCGTAAACCTGCATGGCGTCGGCATTGATGACCACGCCGCCCTCGGCCTGCGCCATGGCAAGCGCAAGCGCCGACTTGCCGCTGGCAGTCGGACCCGCTATCAGAACGGCGCGCCTGCGGCCTGTCACCTTTTTCCTCCCCGAGTAGACCCATGCCGGTTCTTTGCCTGATCGCCAATCCCGCCGATTCCGAACTCGATCCGGCGCTGGCGGCGGCGGTGGTCAAACAGACGGGCGGCGAGCTCAACTGGCTCAACCACGGTATTGCCTGCGAGATCATCGAGCCGAAGTCAACAGACCCGGTGACGCTGGCGCGTCAGGTCATCGGCACGAGGCGCGTCGACGCCGCCCTTGTCCCCAGCGAAAACCGCCGCAAGCCCATTCTCGTCGCGGACATGGACTCCACCATGATCAACGAGGAATGCATCGACGAACTCGCTGCCGCTCTCGGCATCAAGGACCAAGTCGCCGAGATCACCGCCCGCGCCATGCGCGGTGAGCTCGATTTCGGGCAAGCTCTCGACACGCGAGTGGCGCTGCTCAAGGGGCTTGAACGCAAGGTCATCGAGGAAGTCCGCCGCGAGCACATCACCCTCGCCCCTGGCGGCCGCGCCCTGATCCAGACCATGAAAGCCTACGGCGCCTATACGTCGCTGGTTTCGGGCGGCTTTACCTTCTTCGCCGACTATTTCGGCAAGCGCATCGGCTTCGACGAAGCCATAGCCAATGTGCTCGAATTCGACGGCGACCGCCTGACCGGCACCGTCACCAAACCTATCGTTGACAAGAACACCAAGCGCGAGCGGCTGGTAGCCCTCGCCGCCGAGCGCAACCTGCCGCTCAGCCAGACCATCGCCGTGGGCGACGGCGCCAACGACCTCGACATGATCCGCGTCGCCGGCTTTGGCGTCGCCTTGCACGCCAAGCCAGCCGTCGCGGCCGAAGCCGGCATCCGCATCGACCACGGGGACCTCACCGCCCTGCTCTATCTGCAAGGCTATGCCGACGAAGACATCGTCAGATGAGGCTCGAAACCGAGCGGCTGATCCTGCGCGAATGGCGCGACGCGGATCGCCCGGCCTTTGCCGCGATTGTCGGCGATCCCCACGTCATGCGCTACTACCCGGCGACAAGAACACCGGCCGAAGCCGATGCCTGGATCGACAAGATGATCGCTGGCCTGAGCGATGGTTCCGCGCACTTCCTCGCCGTCGAGCGCCGCAGCGACGGCGCGCTGCTCGGCCTCACCGGTACAGCCACGATCCGCTTCGAAATACCCACGTCGCCAAAACTCGAAATCGGCTGGGTGCTCAGCCAGCAATACTGGGGCCAGGGCTACGCGCCCGAGGGCGCCCGCGCGTCACTGGCGCACGCCTTCGACGCGCTTGGTGCACCCGAAGTCGCTGCCTTCACCGCCCGCATCAATGAACCGAGCCAGGCCGTGATGAAGAAGATCGGCATGACCCGCGATCCCGCCGCGGATTTCGAGCATCCGTCGGTGCCACAGGGCAATCCTCTGCGTCCGCACGTACTCTACCGCATCGCCAATCCGGCCCCATAGGGACCACCGAAAACGAAGAAGCCGGCGCATTGACTGCGCCGGCTTCTGAGCGTTCTCGACTGGACGTTTAAGGCGTCGTCGTAGCAGGTGCTGGCTCCTCCACCGGCGCGGGCACATCGGTACCCACGGTGGGTTCGAGCTGCGAGCCATCCTCGAGCGTCAGGCTCGGTGCCACCGTGTCCTCGATTCCGAGTCCATCAAGTGCCGGTTCATCGCCTTCCGGGGCGGTGATCGGTGCAGCGGTTGGCTGAATCGGCGCCGCCGGATTCGGGTTCGCTGCCGGCAGTTCGCCGTTCGAACCGAAGTAGCGGAAGAACTCGCTATCGGGCGAGAGCACCATGGTCGTGCCGGTGCCAGTCAGCGCGTTGCGATACGATTCCATCGAGCGATAGAACTCGAAGAACTCGGCATCCTGGCCATAGGCGGCCGCGAAGATCCGGTTCCGCTCGGCGTCACCAGTACCGCGGATGATTTCCGCATCACGGGTTGCCGCTGCCACGATTTCCACCGCCTGACGATCGGCGATAGCACGCAGGCTCTGTGCCTGCTCCTGACCACGAGCGCGGAGCAACGCGGCTTCGGCAAGACGCTCTGCACGCATGCGCTCGAAGGTGCGTTCGGAAACCTCGGCCGCCAGATCGGTACGCAGGATACGCACGTCCACGACCTCGATGCCCAGTTCCGCCATATCCGGACGGATCAGGTCACGCGCTTCCCGCATCATCTGCGGGCGCTGCTCGGAAAGAGCCGCGTTGAACTCGCGCAGACCATAGACCTGGCGCAGGGCCGCGTCGAAGCGGGTCGCGATACGGTCTTCGGCCACCGAGAGCTGACCCAGCGCGCGTTCACGGAACAAGCGCGGATCGGTGATGCGATAGGTCAGGAACGCGTCGACTTCGTAGAACGCACCGCCCGACACCTGCACGGTCATGTCAGCAATGTCCTGGCGCAGCAGCCGGTCTTCGATGATCTGCACGCTGTCGACGAAATCGGTCGGAATCTTGAAGTAAATTCCGGGCTCGGTACGGATGTCGGTGATGTTACCGAAGCGCGTAACGATGGCCTGGTCGCGCTCGTTGACCACATAGATCGACGAGAAGAAGACATAGAGGGCGGCGAGGACAACGACGCCAATGATGATCAGACGATTGTTCATGGCTTAGTTCCCCGCCGGCATAGTGGTCGTGGTCGAGGCGCCGGGGCGCAATTCTGGCAGCGGCAGATAGGGCACGACGCCCTGCCCATTCGCACCATTCTCGATCAGCACCTTTTGCGAGCCGCCCAGCACTTCTTCCATCGTTTCGAGGAACAGGCGCTTGCGCGTCACTTCGGGGGCATTGACGTATTCGGCATAGACGGCGTTGAAGCGCTGGGCCTCACCGGTTGCTTCCTGCACCACGCGGTTGGTGTAAGCGGCAGCGTCTTCGCGAAGGGCCGCGGCACGACCACGCGCGTCACCCAAAAGGGTATTGGCGTAGGAGCGGGCTTCTTCCTGCAGGCGATCCTCGTCTTGCTCGGCGCGCTGCACTTCGTTGAAGGCGTCCGCTACTTCGGCCGGCGGCGCGGCGTTCTCGATCGAAATCTGGCTGACGCGAACGCCCAGATTGTAGCTGTCGAGAATGGACTGGGTAATTTCCTGGACCTCGATGGCGATACCAGCGCGGTCGTCACGGAAAATATCCTGCGCCGGACGGCGTCCGACAACTTCACGCATCGCGCTTTCGGCAGCGTTGCGTACCATGTC
Encoded proteins:
- a CDS encoding cold-shock protein; protein product: MATITGTVKFFNTTKGFGFISPENGEKDAFVHISAVQRSGLQGLYEGDKVTYELETGRDGKVSATNLTLLS
- a CDS encoding glycine zipper domain-containing protein, which gives rise to MHKILIIAATCLSLAACTTTQQGAAVGAGAGAIVGAATTGSVLGTVVGAGVGGVVGAAAGNMIGRRSGYTDQCVYERPNGSRYYDTCPRG
- a CDS encoding DUF423 domain-containing protein; its protein translation is MAAAYGKVSRAILAAAGLVGAVGVMAAAAASHSGESRNLGAIAAICLAHGPALLALGLAGRGRVLEWAAIILALGTIVFAGDLGMREWLGRGAFPGAAPLGGGAMIVGWLAAAIGGLVHFRSS
- a CDS encoding MATE family efflux transporter, which gives rise to MNEQVAVATAGGAAISSTPTGWGAELRATFTLAWPLVIAQLAQTALTTTDVIMMGWLGPQSLAAGTLATTFLMPFLVCGIGIVGAVAPLVAQARGARDIKAIRRIARQGFWAALILATVMIPVLLQIRPIFEALGQDPVATARAEEYIQVAVWMLYPGLAIIVLRSLLSAFGSTRIILAITVSGVLANAVGNYLLMFGNFGLPPLELRGAALSTVITNFIMFGLMLTYVLRHRRFKRFHVLIRFWKPDWPRFREIFRIGTPIGLTVLAEVGLFTAAALLMGRLGTDEVAAHAIALQSASMAFMVPLGLGIAATVRVGMAYGRGDPEGIRKAGWTAFALGMAFMTLSCALFLTLGRPIVSLFLDPRIPENANAVALAATFLVIAGVFQLVDGAQVVAAHALRGLSDTKIPMVLAIFSYWVVGLPIAYVLGFTLDWRGVGIWIGLAAGLAFAAIVLVARFAMREQLGLLRPRG
- the miaA gene encoding tRNA (adenosine(37)-N6)-dimethylallyltransferase MiaA, with product MTGRRRAVLIAGPTASGKSALALAMAQAEGGVVINADAMQVYDTLCVVTARPTAEDRALADHRLYGTVPASTRFSTGQWLEAVRGVMASVPESVPLIFVGGTGLYFDALLNGFADIPEISPALTLQVQQEIQALDGAERLALLQREDPVAASRLRVADPQRLTRALAVKRATGRTLSSFQDRQQAGLLGEFVVERVVLDPDRDVLRQRIARRFEAMFAGGAVEEVKALRGLDLDPSLPVMKAIGVREIGDWLDGVAERDDAITLATIATHQYAKRQRTWFRNRFSDWPRRGIAGT
- the serB gene encoding phosphoserine phosphatase SerB encodes the protein MPVLCLIANPADSELDPALAAAVVKQTGGELNWLNHGIACEIIEPKSTDPVTLARQVIGTRRVDAALVPSENRRKPILVADMDSTMINEECIDELAAALGIKDQVAEITARAMRGELDFGQALDTRVALLKGLERKVIEEVRREHITLAPGGRALIQTMKAYGAYTSLVSGGFTFFADYFGKRIGFDEAIANVLEFDGDRLTGTVTKPIVDKNTKRERLVALAAERNLPLSQTIAVGDGANDLDMIRVAGFGVALHAKPAVAAEAGIRIDHGDLTALLYLQGYADEDIVR
- a CDS encoding GNAT family N-acetyltransferase — encoded protein: MRLETERLILREWRDADRPAFAAIVGDPHVMRYYPATRTPAEADAWIDKMIAGLSDGSAHFLAVERRSDGALLGLTGTATIRFEIPTSPKLEIGWVLSQQYWGQGYAPEGARASLAHAFDALGAPEVAAFTARINEPSQAVMKKIGMTRDPAADFEHPSVPQGNPLRPHVLYRIANPAP
- the hflC gene encoding protease modulator HflC yields the protein MNNRLIIIGVVVLAALYVFFSSIYVVNERDQAIVTRFGNITDIRTEPGIYFKIPTDFVDSVQIIEDRLLRQDIADMTVQVSGGAFYEVDAFLTYRITDPRLFRERALGQLSVAEDRIATRFDAALRQVYGLREFNAALSEQRPQMMREARDLIRPDMAELGIEVVDVRILRTDLAAEVSERTFERMRAERLAEAALLRARGQEQAQSLRAIADRQAVEIVAAATRDAEIIRGTGDAERNRIFAAAYGQDAEFFEFYRSMESYRNALTGTGTTMVLSPDSEFFRYFGSNGELPAANPNPAAPIQPTAAPITAPEGDEPALDGLGIEDTVAPSLTLEDGSQLEPTVGTDVPAPVEEPAPATTTP
- the hflK gene encoding FtsH protease activity modulator HflK, whose product is MPWENNGGGGGRNNNGGPWGQAPGGGGSPRRPGGGNTPNLEDILNRGRDQFRGGVPGGRWALIGGVIAVVAFWALNSIYTVDPQEVGVELRFGAPKPELSMPGLHFHLWPIESVERVTVTENQTTIGSATGAGARGDDGLMLSGDQNIVDVRFAALWSVSNPIDYLFNVRDPEDMVRNAAESAMREVVGRRPAQDIFRDDRAGIAIEVQEITQSILDSYNLGVRVSQISIENAAPPAEVADAFNEVQRAEQDEDRLQEEARSYANTLLGDARGRAAALREDAAAYTNRVVQEATGEAQRFNAVYAEYVNAPEVTRKRLFLETMEEVLGGSQKVLIENGANGQGVVPYLPLPELRPGASTTTTMPAGN